From a single Macrobrachium rosenbergii isolate ZJJX-2024 chromosome 7, ASM4041242v1, whole genome shotgun sequence genomic region:
- the LOC136840527 gene encoding uncharacterized protein produces MSKLLFTVTLATIILSAMLQITLAKQKNSWWTKRSLLPAFLPKLAYQDSASNGADPDEDILTASKTTTNVGDLDFQKEIDIALVYGVFSPCFTYSSLQRMSPCHCIVHRMFDVISGEETGKTLVRAP; encoded by the exons ATGAGCAAGTTGTTGTTTACAGTTACTTTGGCAACGATTATTTTGAGCGCGATGCTACAAATCACTTTAGCCAAGCAGAAAAACA GTTGGTGGACAAAACGCTCCCTCCTGCCTGCTTTTCTTCCCAAATTAGCCTACCAAGACAGCGCAAGCAATGGAGCAGATCCAGATGAAGATATATTGACTGCATCGAAAACGACGACGAATGTAGGAG ATCTGGACTTTCAAAAAGAAATCGACATCGCACTAGTCTACGGGGTCTTCTCGCCGTGTTTCACTTACTCCTCTCTCCAGCGGATGTCTCCCTGTCACTGCATCGTCCACCGGATGTTTGATGTCATCTCCGGGGAGGAGACTGGCAAGACGCTCGTCAGGGCTCCTTAG